GCCGACGGCCGCGCAAGCCAATACTCTCGTGGAAAGGACTTCAGCATGATCGCGGATACCGAGATCGCGGCCGACGGTGTCGTGCGCCGGGCGGCCGGCGATCCCGACCGGTTCGACGCCTTCATTCCGTCGCCCTGCGTGCAGAACCACGCGGCCAATCGGATGCCGCTTGCCAACGGCGATCTCGGCTGCGTCTGGTTCGGCGGCACGCAGGAAGGCATGTCGGACATATCAGTCTATTTCTCCCGCCTGGCCCGTGGCGCCACGCAATGGTCGACGGCCGAAAAGTTGTCCGATGATTCCAAGCGTTCCGAGCAGAATCCGATGCTGTTCCCTGCCCCGGATGGCGCGCTGTGGCTGATATGGACGGCGCAGCTTGCGGGAAACCAGGACACCGCCTTCATCCGCAGACGCCTCTCACGCGACCACGGCCGGACCTGGGGCCCGATCGAAACGCTGTTTCCGGAACAGCGCGGCCGCGGCACCTTCATCCGGCAGCCGATCGTGGTGCTCGACAATGGCGACTGGCTCCTGCCCGTCTTCTATTGCCACAGCACCCCGGGACGCAAATGGAACGGCGACGAGGACACCAGCGCGGTGAAGATTTCCTCCGACGCGGGCGCGACCTGGCGCGACGTGGACGTGCCGGGAAGCCGCGGCTGCGTGCATATGTGCATCGAGCGCCTTGACGACGGCTCGCTGCTCGCACTGTTCCGCAGCCGCTGGGCCGACAACATCTATCAGAGCCGGTCGGCAGATCACGGCCGCACCTGGTCGGCGCCGGTCGCAACCAGCCTTCCGAACAACAACTCCTCGATCCAGTTCACGCGTCTTGCGGACGGGCATCTCGCGCTCGTCTTCAATGACAGCAGCGCCAATGCCGCGACCGAGCGCCGTCTTTCGCTCTACGACGAGATCGAGGACGAACTGCCGCCAGTGATCGCAGAGGACGGCAGCAAGGCGGACGGACGCACCGCCTTCTGGGGTGCGCCGAGAGCGCCGATGACGCTCGCCGTCTCGGCCGACGGCGGACGGAGCTGGATCAAGCGCGACGTCGAGACCGGCGACGGCTATTGCATGACGAACAATTCGCGCGACCAGACCAACCGCGAGCTGTCATATCCCTCGGTCAAGCAGACCTCCGACGGCGCACTTCACATGGCTTTCACCTTCCATCGGCGGGCGATCAAGCATGTTCGCGTGACCGAGCCATGGGCCAGGCGCGCGGCCGGGGACTAGGATGATGCGAGGGCGGCCCCACGCGCTCGTCACAGGCGCGAGTTCAGGGATCGGCGCCGCGATCGTCGAACGCCTGCTGCGCGACGGCTGGCGTGTCACCGGCATCAGTCGCCGCCCCGCGCCCTTCGACCATCCGGCGTTTGATTATCTGTCGCTTGATCTCGGCGACGTCGATGCCATTGCGCCTGCCGTCGCAGGCATCGCACCGACGGCTCTCGTTCATGCCGCAGGCGTTCTCAGGGTCGGCCAGCTTGGCGCGCTCAACCATGACGACGGCGCCGCGATGTGGCGGCTGCATGTCGATGTCGCCGAGCGCCTCGCCAATGCGCTGGCGCCGCGCCTGCCCGAGGGCGGGCGTATCGTCTTCATCGGCAGCCGGACCGCATCGGGCGCATCCGGCCGGGGACAATATGCTGCGACGAAAGCGGCGCTGGTTGCGCTCGCGCGTTCATGGGCGGCCGAGCTCGCCCCACGCGGCATCACGGTCAACGTCGTTGCACCCGCCGCGACCGAAACGCCGATGCTAAACGATCCGACGCGCGCCAATGTGACGCCCAAGTTGCCGCCGATCGGCCGCTTCATTCGCCCCGAGGAAGTCGCTGCCAGCGTCGCGTTCCTGCTCTCGGCGGAAGCAAGTGCAATCACCGGGCAGCAACTCGTGATCTGCGGCGGCAGCTCGCTCTGAGAGCGACGCTCGCGCGCGGCTTGCCAGATCACACCTGCCGCGCTCTACTCATCATGTCCTGACTCTGGGAGGAGACACGACATGGAACGCTGCGCCGCTCTGTTGAGCGGGCTGATTGCCCTCGCCTGCTCTGCGCCCGCCAGCGCAGAGGTCACACGGTTCAACGTCCTCGATCGCACCACCTCAGCCCTGCAAGGCCGCAGCTTCGGCCCCGCCGGTCAGGTCGAGAAGATCTCGGCCAGCGCCACCATCGCGCTCGATCCGGCCAATCCCCACAACGCCGTGATCGCCGATCTCGACCGCGCGCCGCGCAATGGCGACGGCAAGGTGGAGGCCACCAGCGACGTCGTCATCCTCCGTCCTGCCCATCCGAACGGCATCCTGCTGTTCGAAATACCGAACCGCGGGCGCAGGCTGATCTCAGCCTGGTTCGACAACAGCTCGATCCAGGGAAGTATCCGTCTCGATCAAGCCGACGACGCCGGCCGCGGCTTCCTGCTGTCGCAAGGCTACACGCTGGTCTGGGCCGGCTGGCAGGCGGATGCACCCACGGGCGCCGGCATGCTTGGCCTACAGGTGCCGGTCGTTACAGGGATCACCGGGCCGGTCCGCGAGGAGTGGAGCTTCGGCGACACGACCAGCCCGCATCGCGCGACACTGAGCTATCCCGTCGCGGAGCGGGCCAGCGCGCAATTGTCGGTGCACGCCCGCGCTGACGATCCGCGGCAAACACCGCCAGAGCTCAAGTTCACCTTCATCAACGACACGACGATCGAGATCACGCGCCCGCCCGGCCTTATCCCGGATGCGCTGTACGAGCTGACCTACACGGCGCGCGATCCCAAGGTGACCGGCATGGGTCTCGCCGCGATCCGCGACGTCACCGCTTTCCTGCGGCGCGAGCGCGGTCCGACCGATCCGCTCGCGGCCGACGGCCAAAGCGGCATCTCGCGGGCGATCGGGCTCGGCATCTCGCAGTCCGGCCGCGTGCTTC
This region of Bradyrhizobium sp. CCGUVB1N3 genomic DNA includes:
- a CDS encoding exo-alpha-sialidase, yielding MIADTEIAADGVVRRAAGDPDRFDAFIPSPCVQNHAANRMPLANGDLGCVWFGGTQEGMSDISVYFSRLARGATQWSTAEKLSDDSKRSEQNPMLFPAPDGALWLIWTAQLAGNQDTAFIRRRLSRDHGRTWGPIETLFPEQRGRGTFIRQPIVVLDNGDWLLPVFYCHSTPGRKWNGDEDTSAVKISSDAGATWRDVDVPGSRGCVHMCIERLDDGSLLALFRSRWADNIYQSRSADHGRTWSAPVATSLPNNNSSIQFTRLADGHLALVFNDSSANAATERRLSLYDEIEDELPPVIAEDGSKADGRTAFWGAPRAPMTLAVSADGGRSWIKRDVETGDGYCMTNNSRDQTNRELSYPSVKQTSDGALHMAFTFHRRAIKHVRVTEPWARRAAGD
- a CDS encoding SDR family NAD(P)-dependent oxidoreductase; translated protein: MMRGRPHALVTGASSGIGAAIVERLLRDGWRVTGISRRPAPFDHPAFDYLSLDLGDVDAIAPAVAGIAPTALVHAAGVLRVGQLGALNHDDGAAMWRLHVDVAERLANALAPRLPEGGRIVFIGSRTASGASGRGQYAATKAALVALARSWAAELAPRGITVNVVAPAATETPMLNDPTRANVTPKLPPIGRFIRPEEVAASVAFLLSAEASAITGQQLVICGGSSL